Part of the Desulfolutivibrio sulfoxidireducens genome is shown below.
AGGGTGAGACGGAACCGCCTCAAGTCGAGGTGGGTCTTCACGCGGGCCAGCACTTCCTCATGCTGGAACGGCTTGGTGATGTAATCGACCCCTCCGGCATCATACGCCTTGAGTTTATCCTCGATATCCCCAAGGGCGCTGATGAAGATCACGGGGACATCCTTGAGCGCCGGATTCGCTTTGAGACGACAGCAGACCTCGAAACCGTCCATGCCAGGCATCCGGATGTCAAGCAGGATCAAGTCCGGCGGGAACGATTCGGCGGCCTTGAGCGCTGTCGCCCCATCCTGGGCCGGCATCACCCGGTATCCGCTCATCGCGAGCATCTCGCACAATTGCCGAAGGTTGGCGGCAATGTCGTCCACGACCAGGATGACCGAAGGGATGTCAACCTCCATGCCGGTAATCACGCGTGTGGCTCCATGCCCATAATTTCCAGCAGGGCGCGTATTTCATATCCTTGCGCAAGACGCCCCAGTCCATCCGCAAGACCTCGATCATGGGTCGATACGTCCTCGAGGAGCGTTTTGAAGACGCGCAAATCCAGGGCGGCAAGGGCCTTTTTCAGTTTGCCGGCCAACTCTTCCGGGAGAAGCGCGGCCGAGGCCATGAGGTTCTCTTTGCCGATGGCCACCGTTTTGCCGCGCGGCTCTTCCTGGTACAGATAGTCGACGTGCAGCAGTTTCCGGATCACCGTGAAGAGGATGTCCGGGCGAAAGGGCTTTCTGATGAATTCGTCGGCCCCGGAGTCGAGCACCTTCTGCCGGTCCTCCTCGAAGACGCTGGCGGTGACTGCGATCACGGGGATATTTCCCCCCCGCTCGGTGGCCTTGATCCTCCGGATGGCCTCGTAGCCGTCCATCACCGGCATGCGCAGATCCATCAACACCAGATCCGGCGGGTTTTGCTCGAACGCGTTCACGGCCTCTTCCCCGTTTTTTGTCGCAGTGACCTCGAAACCCGCCGAGCGGAGTAGGTTGACCAGGAGCAGGCGATTTTCCTCCTTGTCCTCGGCGACCAGAACGCGGATGGCGGGCTGTCCCGGCGCGAGCCTAGCCACGCTCGGGGCGACGCGTGAGGACTCTGGTTCAACGAAGTCAGCCGGCGCATACGGGATGTCAAAGACGAACAGGGAGCCTTTGCCCAACTCGGTGGCGACCGTGATGGTGCCTCCCATGATCTCCGCCAGTTTCTTGCTGATGTAGAGGCCGAGGCCGGCCCCCTCACGGCCGTTCCCCCCTTGCCCGAACCGCTCGAATATCATGGGGATGTCAGCGGCGGGAATGCCCGGCCCGGAATCCTCCACCTCGAAAACGAGGACGCCCCGGCTTTCGTCCGCCCGTGCCCTGAGGGCCACGTATCCGTCAGTGGTGAATTTCACGGCGTTTCCAACCAGGTTGACCAAGACCTGCTTGAGTTTCCTCTCGTCGGCGTCGATGTAACGCGCCAGGCCGGGGGCGCGTTCAAGGACGAATCGGAGTCCTTTCTCAGAGATCCGCACACGCACCATCTCCGCGATCCTTTCCAAAAGGGTCCAGAGATCGAGGGGGGTATTCACCGGTTTGCTCTGCCCCGCCTCGATCTTGGAAATGTCCAGCACATCGTTGATCAGGCCGAGAAGATGCGCGCCGCTACGCAGGATGATGTCCAAATGCTCCCTCTGGTTCTCATTCAAGGCGCTCTCATTGCGTAGAATCTGGGCGAATCCGAGCACCGCGTTCAAGGGAGTGCGCAGTTCATGGCTCATGTTGGCCAGAAAGACGCTCTTGGCCAGGTTGGCGGCCTCGGCCGTTTCCTTGGCTTGGCACAAGGCCTCCTGAACCAATTTTCTTTCGGCGATCTCTCTTTCCAGGTCTTGCGTGCGCTGGGTGATCAATTCCTCGAGATGGTCGCGGTATTTCCGCAGTTCCTCTTCGGCCAGCTTGAGTTCGGTGATGTCCACCACGATCCAGATCACCCCTCTGGCGAGATCTTGCGGGTCAATGGCCTGGCCCGACAGCTTGCACCAGATGGCCGAGCCGTCCTTTTTCCTGAGGTTGCATACCAGGTCCATGATTCCCTGTTTGGTGGCGAGTTCGTCGTATATCCGGCTGGACCTCCGGTATTCCTCGGTTGAAAGATGAAGAATCTCTGTGGATTTCCCGAACAACTCGTCCGGCTCATAGCCGAACATGGCCAAGAAGCGTACGTTGGCCTCGTCAATGATCCTGGGGCCGGAGACCACCAGGATGCCCACCGCGCTGTTGTCCAGGATGGTCCTTTTCCAGTTCAGGGATTCCGTCAAGGAACGTTCCGAGGACTCGACGGAATGCAGCATGCGGTTGAATCCCCTGGCCAAAACCCCGATTTCGTCCGCCCGCTCCTCCTTGGCCCGCAAGGTTCTGTCCCCGGCTTGGACTTTGGCCGAAAGCTCCACCAGATCATTGAGTCCGGCGGTCAAACGCCTGGCAATGCACATGGCCATGACCGTGCCGATGGCTATGGCCAACGCGGTATAGAGCAATCCGTTTCTGGTCACCACGTTCAGGTTGTGGCGCTGTCCGGTCTGGTTCAGTCCGATTCTGGCCCAGCCGATCATCTTCGGACCGGACAGGATCGGGACGGCCACGTCGATCAGATATGGGTTGTCAACAAGCCGGCGTACCGTGACTTGTCCATCCAAAAGGCTGTGGCTGACCTGATCCGCCAAAAAGGACCCCACGCGATGGCTTGAGGAATGGCCGAGAACCTGGCCGCGGTCGGTCAGGACCATGGCGTATTCCAACCCAGGGACGTTTTTCAGCGAGCCCATGATTTCCTCAAGGCCGACCAGATCGTTGGCCAACACCCAGGAACCGCTGTTGGCGGCCAGGAGATCGGCCAGGCTCGTGGCCTGGGAAAGGCTCTCCTTATGCAAAAAATCCCGTTGTCTGCCGACCAGATCAAAGACGAAGCCGGTCATCAGCACGGCATGAACCAGGGCAATACCCAGGATCAACTGGCGGCGCACCGACTTGAACCAGAAGCGGGAAAGCTCCCCGAAAGCGGCACGAATCCAGTTGCC
Proteins encoded:
- a CDS encoding response regulator; protein product: MTGNWIRAAFGELSRFWFKSVRRQLILGIALVHAVLMTGFVFDLVGRQRDFLHKESLSQATSLADLLAANSGSWVLANDLVGLEEIMGSLKNVPGLEYAMVLTDRGQVLGHSSSHRVGSFLADQVSHSLLDGQVTVRRLVDNPYLIDVAVPILSGPKMIGWARIGLNQTGQRHNLNVVTRNGLLYTALAIAIGTVMAMCIARRLTAGLNDLVELSAKVQAGDRTLRAKEERADEIGVLARGFNRMLHSVESSERSLTESLNWKRTILDNSAVGILVVSGPRIIDEANVRFLAMFGYEPDELFGKSTEILHLSTEEYRRSSRIYDELATKQGIMDLVCNLRKKDGSAIWCKLSGQAIDPQDLARGVIWIVVDITELKLAEEELRKYRDHLEELITQRTQDLEREIAERKLVQEALCQAKETAEAANLAKSVFLANMSHELRTPLNAVLGFAQILRNESALNENQREHLDIILRSGAHLLGLINDVLDISKIEAGQSKPVNTPLDLWTLLERIAEMVRVRISEKGLRFVLERAPGLARYIDADERKLKQVLVNLVGNAVKFTTDGYVALRARADESRGVLVFEVEDSGPGIPAADIPMIFERFGQGGNGREGAGLGLYISKKLAEIMGGTITVATELGKGSLFVFDIPYAPADFVEPESSRVAPSVARLAPGQPAIRVLVAEDKEENRLLLVNLLRSAGFEVTATKNGEEAVNAFEQNPPDLVLMDLRMPVMDGYEAIRRIKATERGGNIPVIAVTASVFEEDRQKVLDSGADEFIRKPFRPDILFTVIRKLLHVDYLYQEEPRGKTVAIGKENLMASAALLPEELAGKLKKALAALDLRVFKTLLEDVSTHDRGLADGLGRLAQGYEIRALLEIMGMEPHA